From a single Methylosinus sp. H3A genomic region:
- a CDS encoding DUF1467 family protein, with protein sequence MPFTTPLAIAIYLTIWWIVLFAILPFGVRSSEEEDDTPTGVDPGAPVAPKLWMKAVVTTLVSTVLFALFVLYVKWAG encoded by the coding sequence GTGCCATTCACGACGCCGCTCGCGATCGCGATCTATCTCACCATCTGGTGGATCGTGCTATTTGCGATTCTGCCTTTTGGGGTTCGCTCATCGGAGGAAGAGGACGACACGCCGACGGGAGTGGATCCCGGCGCGCCCGTGGCGCCGAAGCTCTGGATGAAAGCCGTCGTGACGACGCTCGTTTCTACGGTTTTGTTCGCGCTCTTCGTGCTTTATGTGAAGTGGGCGGGATAG
- the nuoN gene encoding NADH-quinone oxidoreductase subunit NuoN — MSFSTALAHHFLPETILVLGVLALILIGAWRGTRAFGLVNELAVGLIGLAILALFFGQTSEASLFEGAFVDDAFARFVKALTLVGSLVTILMSRDYLQRARLGNFEFPVLVLLSTVGMLLLVSADNLIALYLGLELMSLALYVVAAFDRDDARASEAGLKYFVLGALSSGMLLYGASLLYGFAGTISFDGIAKSITGAPPLGVIFGLVFVLAGLAFKMSAAPFHMWTPDVYEGAPTPVTAFFASAPKMAAVAITARIVFTAFPGIVGQWQQIVIFLAIASMLLGSFAAIGQSNIKRLMAYSSIGHMGFALVGLAAGNEAGVRGVAIYLAIYLVMTLGAFAAILQMRVDGHPVEKIADLSGLSRNNGVAAFFLAMLMFSLAGVPPLAGFFAKYYVLLAAVEAGLFPLAIVGVLASAISAFYYLRVVKVIYFDDPAPAFDHSPLSLRAVLAVSTLFLLGFWLYPAPVVEAATAAAKSLF; from the coding sequence ATGTCGTTCTCAACCGCCCTCGCGCATCACTTCCTGCCGGAAACCATCCTCGTCCTCGGCGTGCTGGCGCTGATCCTCATCGGCGCCTGGCGCGGAACACGAGCCTTCGGCCTCGTCAACGAGCTCGCCGTGGGGCTGATCGGGCTCGCCATTCTGGCGCTGTTCTTCGGCCAGACGTCGGAAGCCTCGCTGTTCGAGGGCGCCTTCGTCGACGACGCCTTCGCGCGCTTCGTGAAGGCGCTGACGCTCGTCGGCTCGCTGGTGACGATATTGATGTCGCGCGACTATCTACAGCGCGCCCGGCTCGGCAATTTCGAATTCCCGGTGCTGGTTCTGCTGTCGACGGTCGGCATGCTGCTGCTCGTCTCGGCCGATAATCTCATCGCGCTCTATCTCGGCCTCGAGCTGATGTCGCTCGCGCTCTATGTCGTCGCCGCTTTCGACCGCGACGACGCGCGCGCCTCCGAGGCGGGCCTCAAATATTTCGTGCTCGGCGCTCTCTCGTCCGGCATGCTGCTCTATGGTGCCTCGCTTCTCTACGGCTTCGCCGGCACGATCTCCTTCGACGGCATCGCCAAATCGATCACCGGCGCGCCGCCGCTCGGCGTGATCTTCGGCCTCGTCTTCGTGCTGGCCGGGCTCGCCTTCAAAATGTCCGCCGCGCCCTTCCATATGTGGACGCCGGACGTCTATGAGGGCGCGCCGACGCCGGTCACCGCCTTCTTCGCCTCGGCGCCGAAGATGGCTGCGGTTGCGATCACCGCGCGCATCGTCTTCACGGCCTTTCCGGGCATTGTCGGACAATGGCAGCAGATCGTGATCTTCCTCGCCATCGCCTCCATGCTGCTCGGCTCCTTCGCGGCGATCGGCCAGTCCAATATCAAGCGCCTGATGGCTTATTCCTCGATCGGCCATATGGGTTTCGCGCTGGTGGGGCTCGCCGCGGGCAATGAGGCGGGCGTGCGCGGCGTCGCCATCTATCTCGCCATCTACCTGGTGATGACTCTCGGCGCCTTCGCCGCGATTCTGCAGATGCGCGTCGACGGCCATCCGGTCGAGAAGATCGCCGATCTCTCGGGACTCTCGCGCAACAATGGCGTGGCGGCCTTTTTCCTCGCCATGCTGATGTTCTCGCTGGCGGGCGTGCCGCCGCTCGCGGGCTTCTTCGCGAAATATTACGTGCTGCTGGCCGCGGTCGAGGCCGGGCTCTTTCCGCTCGCCATCGTCGGCGTGCTGGCGAGCGCGATCTCCGCCTTCTACTATCTGCGCGTCGTCAAGGTGATCTATTTCGACGATCCGGCTCCGGCCTTCGATCATTCGCCTTTGTCGCTTCGCGCGGTGCTCGCGGTCTCGACGTTGTTCCTGCTCGGCTTCTGGCTCTATCCGGCGCCGGTCGTGGAAGCGGCGACGGCGGCGGCGAAATCCCTGTTCTGA
- a CDS encoding ribonuclease J — protein MNEVTSEFVFAPLGGLGEIGMNAALYGFGPPKARQWLMVDCGLAFPGPELPGVDLLMPDVSFVEKIRRDLVGLVITHAHEDHIGALSFLWPKLGCTVYATRFAAGLLEARRLSEAGAPNVKVVTVATGQRLDIGPFDVEFVAVAHSIPEANALAIRTPLGLAIHTGDWKIDPEPGVGHRIDAARFRALGDEGVDALICDSTNILREGDSFSESDVAQTLRKLIGEAKERVLVTTFASNVARIRAVAEAAQAAGRSVVIAGRAMERVIQVSRECGFLDGLPPFLSLDMFSALPRDKIVVLATGSQGETRAAMARVAEKEHPVIKLATGDRVIFSSRAIPGNTREVHRVINKLCDLGVEVITDHDHLVHCSGHPRRGEVAQLYDWVRPRVSVPAHGEGHHLSVHAAFAKARGVERTIGARNGDIVRLFPGEPGVVGKAPTGRLLKDGDVLISEDDGAVRERAKLSFSGVVSLALAIDKRGDLIGDPDVLISGLPKKGRDGEDMGEVVDDAIFRTFDNLPRQKRRDFDAAATAVERAVRASVNAVWGKKPQVHVLIIEA, from the coding sequence ATGAACGAGGTAACGAGCGAATTCGTCTTTGCGCCGCTGGGCGGTCTCGGCGAGATCGGCATGAACGCCGCTCTCTATGGTTTCGGCCCGCCAAAGGCCCGGCAATGGCTGATGGTCGATTGCGGCCTGGCCTTTCCCGGCCCGGAGCTTCCCGGCGTCGATCTGCTGATGCCGGACGTGTCTTTCGTGGAGAAGATCCGCCGCGATCTCGTGGGGCTGGTCATCACCCACGCCCATGAAGATCATATCGGCGCCTTGTCCTTTCTCTGGCCGAAGCTCGGTTGCACCGTCTATGCGACTCGTTTCGCGGCAGGCCTGCTCGAGGCGCGGCGTCTTAGCGAGGCTGGCGCGCCGAATGTGAAGGTCGTCACTGTGGCGACTGGCCAGCGCCTCGACATCGGCCCCTTCGATGTCGAGTTCGTCGCCGTGGCCCATTCGATTCCGGAAGCCAATGCGCTGGCGATTCGCACGCCGCTCGGGCTCGCCATTCACACGGGCGACTGGAAGATCGACCCCGAGCCCGGCGTCGGCCATCGCATCGACGCGGCGCGGTTCCGGGCGCTCGGCGACGAGGGCGTCGACGCGCTGATCTGCGATTCGACCAATATTCTGCGTGAGGGCGACAGTTTCTCCGAGAGCGACGTGGCGCAGACGCTGCGCAAGCTCATCGGCGAGGCAAAGGAGCGCGTTCTGGTGACGACCTTTGCGTCAAATGTCGCGCGCATCCGCGCCGTCGCCGAGGCGGCGCAGGCGGCGGGGCGCAGCGTCGTCATCGCCGGCCGCGCGATGGAGCGCGTCATCCAGGTCTCGCGCGAATGTGGCTTTCTCGACGGCCTGCCGCCCTTTTTGTCTCTCGACATGTTCTCCGCGCTGCCGCGCGACAAAATCGTCGTGCTCGCGACGGGTAGCCAGGGTGAGACGCGCGCGGCCATGGCGCGCGTGGCGGAGAAGGAACATCCGGTCATCAAGCTCGCGACCGGAGACAGGGTGATTTTTTCGTCGCGCGCCATTCCTGGCAACACGCGGGAAGTTCATCGCGTCATCAACAAGCTCTGTGATCTGGGCGTCGAGGTGATCACCGATCATGATCATCTCGTCCACTGCTCCGGCCATCCGCGCCGTGGCGAGGTGGCGCAGCTCTATGATTGGGTGCGGCCGCGCGTGTCGGTGCCCGCGCATGGCGAAGGGCATCATCTCTCCGTACATGCCGCCTTTGCGAAGGCGCGCGGCGTGGAGAGAACGATCGGCGCCCGCAACGGCGATATCGTGCGCCTGTTCCCCGGCGAGCCCGGCGTCGTCGGCAAAGCGCCGACCGGGCGTCTCCTCAAGGATGGCGACGTGCTGATCTCGGAGGACGACGGCGCTGTGCGGGAGCGCGCCAAGCTCAGTTTCTCCGGCGTCGTCTCGCTGGCGCTCGCGATCGACAAGCGCGGCGACCTCATCGGCGATCCGGACGTGCTGATCTCCGGCCTGCCCAAGAAGGGCCGAGACGGCGAGGATATGGGCGAGGTGGTGGACGACGCCATCTTCCGCACCTTCGACAATCTTCCGCGGCAGAAGCGCCGGGATTTCGACGCCGCGGCGACGGCCGTGGAGCGCGCCGTGCGGGCCAGCGTCAACGCCGTCTGGGGCAAGAAACCTCAGGTGCATGTATTGATCATCGAGGCTTGA
- a CDS encoding biotin--[acetyl-CoA-carboxylase] ligase: MEGVKLGDRALARGVRLEIYDEIDSTNDEAKRRAEGGDAGPLWIVAARQTKGRGRLGRSWSSLEGNLHASVLLSGFGPPALAPQLGFVAGLATIAALIESTGAVDRLALKWPNDVLLDGEKLAGVLLEGVRAGATFGCVIGVGVNCAAAPRDLPVPASDLSRLSGPGAGALFALLSDKMEETLALWAGGAGFPLLRERWLGHAAGLGGEIEARLARETVAGIFETIDADGRLIISTRSGRRAIEAGDIFLPALAAARPEPERGR, from the coding sequence ATGGAAGGCGTGAAGCTAGGTGATCGCGCTCTCGCGCGCGGGGTTCGTCTCGAGATTTACGACGAAATCGACTCGACGAATGACGAAGCCAAGCGTCGTGCGGAGGGAGGCGATGCGGGCCCTTTGTGGATTGTCGCAGCCCGTCAGACCAAAGGCCGTGGCCGCCTAGGCCGCAGCTGGAGTTCGCTCGAGGGTAATCTTCATGCGAGTGTGCTTCTGTCGGGTTTCGGCCCTCCGGCCCTCGCGCCGCAACTCGGCTTCGTCGCCGGCCTCGCGACGATCGCCGCACTGATCGAGTCCACCGGCGCGGTCGATCGACTCGCGCTCAAATGGCCGAACGACGTGCTGTTGGACGGTGAAAAGCTGGCGGGCGTGCTGCTCGAAGGCGTACGGGCGGGCGCGACTTTCGGTTGCGTCATCGGCGTCGGCGTCAATTGTGCCGCCGCGCCGCGCGATCTTCCCGTGCCGGCGAGCGATTTGTCGCGTTTGAGCGGGCCCGGGGCCGGCGCGCTCTTTGCTTTGCTCTCGGACAAGATGGAGGAGACGCTGGCTCTCTGGGCAGGCGGCGCCGGGTTTCCCTTGCTGCGCGAGCGTTGGCTCGGACATGCGGCTGGCTTGGGCGGCGAAATCGAGGCGCGGCTCGCGCGGGAGACGGTTGCTGGAATATTCGAGACGATCGACGCCGACGGACGCCTTATTATTTCTACCCGCAGCGGCCGACGCGCCATCGAAGCGGGAGACATCTTCTTGCCGGCCCTCGCGGCGGCCCGGCCCGAGCCGGAGCGAGGCCGATGA
- the mce gene encoding methylmalonyl-CoA epimerase produces the protein MIGRLNHVAIAVSDLAAAAATYKNTLGAKVTEPEAIPEHGVTVVFVELPNTKIELLQPLGEGSPIAGFVAKNPAGGIHHLCYEVDDIVTARDRLKASGARVLGDGEPKIGAHGKPVLFLHPKDFNGALLELEQA, from the coding sequence ATGATCGGACGCTTGAATCACGTCGCCATCGCCGTCTCGGACCTCGCGGCGGCGGCGGCGACCTATAAAAACACGCTCGGCGCAAAGGTCACTGAGCCGGAGGCTATTCCCGAGCATGGCGTCACGGTCGTTTTCGTCGAGTTGCCCAACACCAAGATCGAATTGCTGCAGCCGCTCGGCGAAGGATCGCCGATCGCGGGCTTCGTCGCCAAGAATCCGGCCGGCGGGATTCATCACCTCTGCTATGAGGTCGACGACATAGTGACGGCGCGTGACCGGCTGAAGGCGTCCGGCGCGCGCGTGCTGGGCGACGGAGAGCCGAAGATCGGCGCGCACGGCAAGCCGGTGCTCTTCCTGCATCCGAAGGACTTCAATGGGGCGCTGCTGGAACTCGAGCAGGCCTGA